A genomic region of Meiothermus cerbereus DSM 11376 contains the following coding sequences:
- a CDS encoding roadblock/LC7 domain-containing protein — protein MVEPAIALFGGTYEKAVQVLEELLRESGARYVLLLDRKGFVLAHKEALWAPRPPALDSLATLIAGNAAATQALAKMLGEPRFNELLHQGATYGLYAEEVGDLALLAVIFDSSAPVGRVKLFGKRAVQTLEVITKDALVQPGTLGIDHEYRDGASALLDELFGN, from the coding sequence ATGGTTGAGCCTGCCATCGCACTCTTTGGGGGCACCTACGAGAAGGCTGTGCAGGTCCTCGAGGAGTTACTGCGAGAAAGTGGGGCCCGTTACGTGCTGCTGCTCGATCGCAAGGGCTTTGTGCTGGCCCACAAAGAAGCCTTGTGGGCACCCCGGCCTCCAGCCCTGGACTCGCTGGCAACCCTTATTGCCGGTAACGCAGCAGCCACCCAGGCCTTAGCAAAAATGCTGGGTGAGCCTCGCTTCAACGAGTTATTGCACCAGGGTGCCACCTACGGCCTCTACGCAGAAGAAGTGGGCGATCTGGCCTTGCTGGCGGTTATCTTTGATAGCTCGGCACCGGTGGGGCGGGTTAAGCTGTTTGGCAAGCGGGCGGTGCAAACGCTCGAGGTCATCACCAAAGATGCCCTGGTACAGCCTGGAACCCTTGGGATTGACCACGAGTACCGCGATGGAGCCAGTGCCCTCTTGGACGAGCTATTTGGTAACTAA
- the hemW gene encoding radical SAM family heme chaperone HemW produces MKHLYIHVPFCPTICPYCDFHVVRRYGGLVEAYLKRLTQEAQALFAQHPSKLNTLYLGGGTPSFLRNQELERLFQALQWNLEGAEVTLEANPGTLNPERLQLLRALGVNRLSLGVQSFQDDVLRALGRAHGGKGALRAVEMSLEAGFRTSIDLILGLPGQDVLADLKQAVALGVGHVSAYTLQIEPGTPFALSGLAPDPDAEAQAFELAQTVLGQAGLVRYEVSNFARPGQESQHNLAYWHNTTWGGLGPGATGQLAGAGDGGFLTWRYTNPPLPRWLQGEEPWVEQVGALEHAKESLMLGLRLSQGVDVGQIELRCGLKLWPALESTVQALSLEGSLEVQQKRIRALELSTLHPIILQLWAALEAAQIER; encoded by the coding sequence TTGAAACACCTCTACATTCACGTTCCTTTCTGCCCCACCATCTGCCCTTACTGCGACTTTCATGTGGTTCGGCGGTATGGGGGGCTGGTGGAGGCCTATCTAAAGCGGCTGACCCAGGAGGCCCAGGCCCTCTTCGCGCAGCACCCTAGCAAGCTCAACACGCTGTATCTGGGCGGGGGCACACCGAGCTTTTTACGCAACCAAGAGCTGGAGAGGCTTTTTCAGGCCTTGCAGTGGAACCTCGAGGGGGCCGAGGTGACCCTCGAGGCCAACCCCGGCACGCTCAACCCCGAGCGCCTCCAGCTGCTGCGCGCGCTGGGGGTCAACCGCCTTTCGCTGGGGGTGCAAAGTTTTCAGGATGATGTGCTTAGGGCCCTGGGCCGGGCTCACGGAGGAAAAGGGGCTTTGCGGGCGGTGGAGATGAGCCTCGAGGCCGGGTTTCGCACCTCCATTGACCTTATTCTGGGCCTGCCCGGACAGGATGTCCTGGCCGACCTAAAGCAGGCTGTGGCTTTGGGCGTGGGGCACGTTTCGGCCTACACCCTGCAAATCGAGCCCGGTACGCCATTTGCCCTGTCAGGCCTTGCGCCCGACCCGGATGCCGAGGCCCAGGCTTTTGAGCTGGCACAAACCGTGCTGGGGCAGGCCGGTCTGGTGCGCTACGAGGTATCCAACTTTGCCCGTCCCGGCCAGGAGAGCCAGCACAACCTGGCCTACTGGCACAACACCACCTGGGGAGGGCTGGGGCCTGGGGCTACCGGCCAGCTCGCTGGGGCTGGCGATGGCGGCTTTCTCACCTGGCGCTACACCAATCCTCCGCTACCGCGCTGGCTTCAGGGCGAAGAGCCCTGGGTTGAGCAGGTCGGCGCGCTCGAGCACGCCAAAGAATCCCTGATGCTGGGCCTGCGACTGTCCCAGGGGGTGGATGTGGGACAGATCGAGCTACGCTGTGGGCTAAAGCTGTGGCCGGCCCTGGAGTCCACAGTGCAGGCCTTGAGCCTCGAGGGGAGTCTGGAGGTGCAGCAAAAGCGCATCCGCGCTTTGGAGCTCAGCACCCTGCACCCCATAATTCTGCAACTATGGGCAGCGCTAGAGGCAGCGCAAATCGAACGCTGA